In Nocardioides sp. zg-1228, a single window of DNA contains:
- a CDS encoding glycosyltransferase family 2 protein — translation MTVTALLVSHDGARWLPAVLSGLTGQTHPVDRVVAVDTTSRDESADLVRAALGERVVLDVVPGSTSYPAAVRHGLELAPAADDDEWVWLLHDDANPAPTALAELLAAAAEHPDVAILGPKLREWPSLRRLLEVGLTITGTGRRETGLERGEYDQGQHDAVREVLAVNTAGMLVRRRVLESLGGLDEELPIFGNDIDFGWRAALAGHHALVVPQAVVFHAEAAHRGIRRTPLTGRHTHYQERRAALFTSLANVSTRGFAWQYVRLFLGSLLRVLGFLAVRSVGEALDELAATLSVHGRLGQLLAARRERARARQGEAADVRRLLAPWWLPYRHGLDFVTDLASAATSQAVDVAERRRLAKATESSPAAGSRIERRGPVEDDEDAFLTDTGIVARFFTNPVAVVLALFAVLALVAGREAFGSITGGALSPVPEAAADWWRLHVSSWHPLGTGTDVPAPAYVLPFALGATVLLGSTSAVVSALMLLAVPFAAWGAWRLLKVVGRLVDPLGLPRWLVVWGALTYALVPVTSGAWAEGRFGIVAVAALLPWTAHAALGFVDPDRDRRWRAAWRTALLLALGAAFVPGLWLFALLATAVVLGAAAVIAPRLLRERDSWGPPVVAVAATPVLLAPWLVPLLTTGSASGLLLEAGRLTVDQVTFGGLVTGRLNDLGAPWWLGVVLALLAVVALVPRRTRVAVLLCWLVALAAAVVSGLLSHVTLDLPAVTTRPTLGLFVVILQGTAVVAVVLGADAYLRRLTDHHPWWQRGVATALAIAAAVVPLGGLGWWLTTSADEEVLSHDSEQTVPVYMEQSSLLGDEHGVLVIDGSVEDGVAYRIRRDDGTTVGEDEILTLADEDPGLTSDVQALVSAPTPAVVADLGARGIEYVVLSSPADGRISSLLDATAGLEQASAEDRATRAWRVDRPLDPDSVDGPSPWWRTVLLVVQGAAIVLALVLAAPTVRTRRQGDRDA, via the coding sequence GTGACCGTCACTGCGCTTCTCGTCAGTCATGACGGGGCGCGTTGGCTCCCAGCAGTCCTCTCCGGCCTGACCGGGCAGACCCACCCGGTCGACCGCGTCGTGGCCGTCGACACCACCAGCCGCGACGAGAGCGCCGACCTCGTCCGCGCCGCCCTCGGCGAGCGGGTCGTCCTCGACGTGGTGCCCGGCTCGACGAGCTATCCCGCCGCCGTGCGACACGGCCTCGAGCTGGCGCCCGCGGCCGACGACGACGAGTGGGTCTGGCTGCTCCACGACGACGCCAACCCCGCCCCGACGGCCCTCGCCGAGCTGCTCGCTGCCGCCGCGGAGCACCCCGACGTGGCGATCCTCGGGCCCAAGCTGCGCGAGTGGCCCTCGCTGCGCCGGCTCCTGGAGGTCGGCCTCACCATCACCGGCACCGGCCGGCGCGAGACGGGCCTCGAGCGCGGCGAGTACGACCAGGGCCAGCACGACGCGGTGCGCGAGGTGCTCGCGGTCAACACCGCCGGCATGCTGGTGCGTCGCCGCGTGCTCGAGTCGCTCGGCGGGCTCGACGAGGAGCTGCCGATCTTCGGCAACGACATCGACTTCGGCTGGCGGGCCGCGCTCGCGGGCCACCACGCCCTCGTGGTGCCGCAGGCGGTCGTGTTCCACGCCGAGGCCGCCCACCGCGGCATCCGGCGCACGCCGCTCACCGGGCGCCACACCCACTACCAGGAGCGTCGCGCCGCCCTCTTCACGTCGCTGGCCAACGTGTCCACGCGCGGCTTCGCCTGGCAGTACGTCCGGCTCTTCCTCGGCTCGCTGCTGCGGGTGCTGGGGTTCCTCGCCGTGCGCTCGGTGGGGGAGGCCCTCGACGAGCTGGCGGCGACGCTGTCCGTGCACGGGCGTCTCGGGCAGCTCCTCGCCGCCCGGCGCGAGCGGGCCCGGGCACGGCAGGGCGAGGCCGCCGACGTACGCCGCCTGCTGGCGCCGTGGTGGCTGCCCTACCGGCACGGCCTCGACTTCGTCACCGACCTCGCCTCCGCGGCCACGAGCCAGGCCGTCGACGTCGCCGAGCGGCGCCGGCTCGCCAAGGCGACCGAGTCGTCCCCGGCCGCGGGCTCGCGCATCGAGCGTCGCGGCCCGGTCGAGGACGACGAGGACGCCTTCCTCACCGACACGGGCATCGTGGCGCGGTTCTTCACCAACCCCGTCGCGGTCGTGCTGGCCCTCTTCGCGGTCCTCGCGCTGGTCGCCGGGCGCGAGGCGTTCGGGTCGATCACCGGGGGCGCGCTCTCGCCGGTGCCCGAGGCCGCCGCCGACTGGTGGCGGCTGCACGTGTCGAGCTGGCACCCGCTCGGCACCGGCACCGACGTGCCCGCGCCGGCCTACGTGCTGCCGTTCGCGCTGGGCGCCACCGTCCTCCTGGGCAGCACCAGCGCCGTGGTGTCCGCGCTCATGCTGCTGGCGGTGCCGTTCGCGGCCTGGGGCGCGTGGCGCCTGCTCAAGGTCGTCGGCCGGCTCGTCGACCCGCTGGGCCTGCCGCGCTGGCTCGTGGTGTGGGGCGCGCTGACCTACGCGCTCGTCCCGGTCACGTCGGGGGCGTGGGCCGAGGGCCGGTTCGGCATCGTCGCGGTCGCCGCGCTGCTGCCGTGGACCGCCCACGCCGCCCTCGGCTTCGTCGACCCCGACCGCGACCGGCGCTGGCGAGCCGCGTGGCGCACGGCGCTGCTGCTGGCCCTCGGCGCGGCGTTCGTCCCGGGCCTCTGGCTCTTCGCCCTGCTCGCCACCGCCGTCGTCCTGGGCGCGGCGGCCGTCATCGCCCCGCGGCTGCTGCGCGAGCGCGACAGCTGGGGCCCGCCGGTGGTCGCCGTGGCCGCGACCCCGGTGCTGCTCGCCCCCTGGCTGGTGCCGCTGCTGACGACGGGCTCGGCGTCCGGGCTGCTGCTCGAGGCCGGTCGACTCACGGTCGATCAGGTCACCTTCGGCGGCCTCGTCACCGGCCGGCTCAACGACCTCGGCGCCCCTTGGTGGCTCGGCGTGGTGCTCGCCCTGCTGGCGGTCGTCGCCCTGGTCCCGCGGCGGACGCGGGTGGCGGTGCTCCTGTGCTGGCTGGTGGCGCTCGCCGCGGCGGTCGTCTCCGGCCTGCTGTCGCACGTGACCCTCGACCTGCCCGCGGTCACCACGCGGCCCACCCTGGGCCTGTTCGTGGTGATCCTGCAGGGCACGGCGGTCGTGGCGGTCGTGCTCGGCGCCGACGCCTACCTGCGCCGGCTCACCGACCACCACCCGTGGTGGCAGCGCGGTGTGGCGACGGCGCTGGCCATCGCCGCCGCGGTCGTGCCGCTCGGCGGGCTGGGCTGGTGGCTGACCACGTCGGCCGACGAGGAGGTGCTCTCGCACGACAGCGAGCAGACCGTGCCGGTCTACATGGAGCAGAGCTCGCTGCTCGGCGACGAGCACGGCGTGCTGGTCATCGACGGCTCGGTCGAGGACGGGGTCGCCTACCGCATCCGGCGCGACGACGGCACCACCGTCGGCGAGGACGAGATCCTCACCCTGGCCGACGAGGACCCCGGCCTGACCAGCGACGTGCAGGCGCTGGTCTCCGCGCCGACGCCCGCCGTCGTGGCCGACCTCGGTGCCCGCGGCATCGAGTACGTCGTGCTGAGCTCGCCCGCCGACGGCCGGATCTCCTCGCTCCTCGACGCCACCGCCGGCCTCGAGCAGGCCAGCGCCGAGGACCGCGCCACCCGCGCCTGGCGCGTGGACCGGCCCCTCGACCCCGACTCGGTGGACGGGCCGAGCCCGTGGTGGCGCACCGTGCTGCTGGTGGTGCAGGGCGCCGCCATCGTGCTCGCGCTCGTGCTCGCCGCCCCGACCGTCCGGACGCGACGGCAGGGGGACCGCGATGCCTGA
- a CDS encoding DUF5719 family protein, with protein sequence MPEPTAPTPGGGRRRAAETTSRRPSPLTILAVAIPLLTVAALALVRPAAEPQASHAPTDAPLDRVTTVCPARLPGADEVRFGSTGLASGDLALRVGRREVTQPVTDGVAAREERRYVVVNGTGELAEGLVASRSGGGSATDCDQPAPERWFTGVGASAEHTSTLTLINPDRGPAVADVTVWDGSGQVDVPALRGVRVPGGRSTSFDLAKVVPNRDALALRVVVTRGRLASSVVDVVDPVGRARPLREWLPSQAEPAATSYVAGVGTSRADRLLTLANPGDSEVRVALELVSEESEFAPEGVDEVTLAPATVTEVDLTGVLRGRLLQGVQALRLEATGPVTASLRTRTAGDLALAAAGSAIDGDAAVALPAGAKRFVVTGATAPGLVTLRAWDEDGTAVVRERRVELDPATAARIKVPDDAALALLSVERTSAVVSVEVDDRGLSVLPLPQLDTTSQVPDVRPAQR encoded by the coding sequence ATGCCTGAGCCCACCGCACCCACCCCCGGCGGGGGCCGCCGCAGGGCGGCCGAGACCACGAGCCGCCGGCCCTCGCCACTGACGATCCTGGCCGTGGCGATCCCGCTGCTGACCGTCGCCGCGCTCGCCCTGGTGCGGCCGGCCGCCGAGCCGCAGGCGTCCCACGCACCGACCGACGCGCCGCTCGACCGGGTCACGACGGTCTGTCCCGCCCGGCTGCCCGGCGCCGACGAGGTGCGCTTCGGCAGCACCGGGCTGGCCTCGGGCGACCTGGCGCTGCGAGTCGGTCGCCGCGAGGTGACCCAGCCCGTGACCGACGGGGTCGCGGCCCGCGAGGAGCGGCGCTACGTCGTCGTCAACGGCACCGGCGAGCTGGCCGAGGGCCTCGTCGCGTCCCGCTCCGGGGGCGGCTCGGCCACCGACTGCGACCAGCCGGCACCCGAGCGGTGGTTCACCGGCGTCGGCGCATCGGCGGAGCACACCTCGACGCTCACCCTGATCAACCCCGACCGCGGCCCGGCCGTCGCCGACGTCACCGTCTGGGACGGCAGCGGGCAGGTGGACGTCCCGGCGCTGCGGGGCGTGCGCGTCCCCGGCGGCCGGTCCACCTCCTTCGACCTCGCGAAGGTCGTGCCCAACCGCGACGCCCTCGCCCTGCGGGTGGTCGTCACCCGCGGCCGGCTCGCGTCGAGCGTCGTCGACGTCGTCGACCCGGTGGGTCGCGCCCGCCCGCTGCGCGAGTGGCTGCCGTCGCAGGCCGAGCCCGCCGCGACGTCCTACGTCGCGGGGGTGGGCACGTCGCGCGCCGACCGCCTCCTGACCCTGGCTAACCCCGGCGACAGCGAGGTCCGGGTCGCCCTGGAGCTGGTCAGCGAGGAGAGCGAGTTCGCGCCCGAGGGCGTGGACGAGGTGACCCTCGCGCCCGCGACGGTCACCGAGGTCGACCTCACCGGCGTCCTGCGTGGGCGCCTGCTGCAGGGCGTGCAGGCGCTTCGGCTGGAGGCGACCGGTCCGGTCACCGCCTCGCTGCGCACCCGCACGGCGGGCGACCTCGCGCTCGCCGCTGCCGGCTCCGCGATCGACGGCGACGCGGCCGTCGCGCTCCCCGCCGGGGCCAAGCGCTTCGTCGTCACGGGCGCGACCGCGCCCGGCCTGGTCACGCTGCGGGCATGGGACGAGGACGGGACCGCCGTGGTCCGCGAGCGCCGCGTCGAGCTCGACCCGGCGACCGCGGCGCGGATCAAGGTGCCCGACGACGCGGCGCTGGCCCTGCTGAGCGTCGAGCGCACCAGCGCGGTGGTGTCGGTCGAGGTGGACGACCGCGGCCTGTCGGTGCTGCCCCTGCCGCAGCTCGACACCACCAGCCAGGTGCCCGACGTGCGTCCGGCCCAGCGCTAG
- a CDS encoding metallopeptidase family protein: MDIGVGSEARGPDSGPEGGETRARRTRDRRGRGMRGPGVAPARPGTPALRTARQRFDQLVLDVVTPLDERWHRHLGLVEYAVEDAPMLPDDWGDETVPLSSLVRGKGQDPTRLVIFRRPIEHRSSSRDELEAMVHTVVVEQIAELLNLTPGQVDERYAD, translated from the coding sequence GTGGACATCGGGGTGGGCAGCGAGGCACGCGGACCGGACAGTGGACCGGAGGGCGGCGAGACCCGCGCGCGCCGCACCCGTGACCGGCGCGGGCGCGGCATGCGCGGCCCGGGCGTGGCGCCCGCCCGGCCCGGCACGCCGGCGCTGCGCACCGCTCGGCAGCGCTTCGACCAGCTCGTGCTCGACGTGGTGACCCCCCTCGACGAGCGGTGGCACCGCCACCTCGGGCTGGTGGAGTACGCCGTCGAGGACGCGCCCATGCTTCCCGACGACTGGGGCGACGAGACGGTGCCGCTGTCGTCGCTGGTGCGCGGCAAGGGCCAGGACCCCACCCGGCTGGTGATCTTCCGACGCCCGATCGAGCACCGCTCGAGCAGTCGCGACGAGCTCGAGGCGATGGTGCACACCGTCGTCGTCGAGCAGATCGCCGAGCTGCTCAACCTCACGCCCGGGCAGGTCGACGAGAGGTACGCCGACTGA
- a CDS encoding DUF3499 domain-containing protein produces the protein MSLARRCSRTACGRSAVNTLTYVYADQTAVLGPLATYAEPHAYDLCELHSERLSAPRGWEVLRLAGDPAAQGPSSDDLLALADAVREAARPAPAPAPLHSTDDSSRGAKRGHLRVLTSTD, from the coding sequence GTGAGCCTTGCCCGTCGTTGTTCGCGGACGGCGTGTGGCCGTTCTGCGGTCAACACGCTGACCTATGTCTACGCCGACCAGACGGCCGTCCTCGGCCCGCTGGCGACGTACGCCGAGCCGCACGCCTACGACCTCTGCGAGCTGCACAGCGAGCGGCTGTCCGCCCCGCGCGGCTGGGAGGTGCTGCGGCTCGCGGGCGACCCCGCGGCGCAGGGGCCGAGCAGCGACGACCTCCTCGCGCTGGCCGACGCCGTGCGCGAGGCGGCCCGGCCGGCCCCGGCCCCGGCGCCGCTGCACTCCACCGACGACTCGTCCCGCGGCGCCAAGCGGGGGCACCTGCGGGTGCTCACCTCCACTGACTGA
- a CDS encoding Trm112 family protein, with protein MDEQLLSIIVCPACHGELSPDASGGAEELVCQGCGNAYPVRDDIPVLLVDEARKPV; from the coding sequence ATCGACGAGCAGCTGCTGAGCATCATCGTCTGCCCGGCCTGCCACGGCGAGCTGTCGCCGGACGCGTCCGGCGGTGCCGAGGAGCTCGTGTGCCAGGGGTGCGGCAACGCCTACCCGGTCCGCGACGACATCCCGGTGCTGCTGGTCGACGAGGCCCGCAAGCCCGTCTGA
- a CDS encoding SIS domain-containing protein has product MLDTVDLRLRTLAESGARVRREAHESAAATAEAIARGRDEARPRAVIAAGPDSRLLRAVLEPWCPVPFVAWPNPGLPGWAGSLDLVVMLAPEGNDAGSASAVAEAVRRGAQVVVACPERSLVGEHAAGRHVTVLPTVTGDQLATAVVVLDYLAQVRLGPRADAESVAASLDQVAESCSPHRDLAVNPAKMLAIAMADTNPLVWGGSVLAARAARRLAELLRRTSGRSAIAGDAEHLLPVIEATKSRDLFADPFAGDPGEIRPLLLVLDDRSDDPAVRQQAGELRAAAARHGVRVESLETDADAEVARYASLLLGGTYAAEYLRIGLVDD; this is encoded by the coding sequence GTGCTCGACACCGTAGACCTGCGCCTGCGCACCCTCGCCGAGAGCGGTGCCCGCGTGCGGCGCGAGGCCCACGAGTCGGCCGCGGCGACCGCCGAGGCCATCGCCCGGGGTCGTGACGAGGCCCGTCCGCGCGCGGTGATCGCCGCCGGGCCCGACTCGCGCCTGTTGCGCGCGGTGCTCGAGCCGTGGTGCCCGGTGCCGTTCGTGGCCTGGCCCAACCCGGGCCTGCCCGGCTGGGCGGGCTCGCTCGACCTCGTCGTCATGCTGGCGCCCGAGGGCAACGACGCCGGGTCCGCGTCGGCGGTCGCCGAGGCCGTGCGCCGCGGGGCGCAGGTCGTGGTGGCCTGCCCCGAGCGTTCGCTGGTGGGCGAGCACGCGGCGGGGCGGCACGTGACGGTGCTGCCGACCGTGACGGGCGACCAGCTCGCGACGGCCGTGGTGGTGCTCGACTACCTCGCCCAGGTGCGTCTCGGACCGAGGGCGGACGCCGAGTCCGTCGCCGCCTCGCTCGACCAGGTCGCGGAGAGCTGCTCGCCGCACCGCGACCTCGCGGTCAACCCGGCCAAGATGCTGGCCATCGCGATGGCCGACACCAACCCGCTCGTGTGGGGCGGCTCGGTCCTGGCCGCGCGGGCGGCCCGCCGGCTCGCCGAGCTGCTGCGCCGCACGAGCGGTCGGTCCGCGATCGCCGGCGACGCCGAGCACCTGCTGCCCGTCATCGAGGCCACCAAGTCCCGCGACCTGTTCGCCGACCCGTTCGCCGGCGACCCCGGCGAGATCCGGCCGCTGCTGCTCGTCCTCGACGACCGCTCCGACGACCCGGCCGTGCGCCAGCAGGCCGGCGAGCTGAGGGCCGCCGCCGCGCGCCACGGCGTACGCGTGGAGTCCCTCGAGACCGACGCGGACGCCGAGGTGGCGCGCTACGCCTCACTCCTGCTCGGCGGCACCTACGCCGCCGAGTACCTCCGCATCGGCCTCGTCGACGACTGA
- a CDS encoding nuclear transport factor 2 family protein, with protein MDARALLSRLAEVIDAHDWDGLPALLRDDFTCRYVHTGEVFDRDGWVRLNADYPGFERMCVEDLVADGDRGALRARVTSTDDAGERLGFAVASFATVRDGLLHELVEVWTDVDQQPPAGTR; from the coding sequence ATGGACGCCCGCGCACTGCTCAGCCGACTCGCCGAGGTGATCGACGCCCACGACTGGGACGGCTTGCCCGCCCTGCTGCGCGACGACTTCACCTGCCGCTACGTGCACACGGGCGAGGTCTTCGATCGAGACGGGTGGGTGCGGCTCAACGCCGACTACCCCGGATTCGAGCGGATGTGCGTGGAGGACCTCGTCGCCGACGGCGACCGCGGGGCGCTGCGGGCCCGCGTGACGTCGACGGACGACGCGGGTGAGCGCCTCGGGTTCGCCGTGGCCAGCTTCGCGACCGTGCGCGACGGGCTGCTCCACGAGCTCGTCGAGGTCTGGACCGACGTCGACCAGCAGCCACCCGCCGGGACCCGCTGA
- a CDS encoding HIT family protein: protein MSETVLYTGDDFYCDVAIPRAAPLHVVHEDELVLGYHHTRPFWRVHLVVVPKRHIASLTTAGHDDEEDVRALLTVVQRLARDVERAYGAAAVLTNLGRYQDSRHLHVHVHSGAQRRA, encoded by the coding sequence ATGAGCGAGACGGTGCTCTACACCGGAGACGACTTCTACTGCGACGTGGCGATCCCGCGCGCGGCGCCGTTGCACGTGGTGCACGAGGACGAGCTCGTGCTCGGCTACCACCACACCCGGCCGTTCTGGCGCGTCCACCTCGTCGTGGTGCCCAAGCGACACATCGCCTCCCTCACGACGGCGGGCCACGACGACGAGGAGGACGTGCGTGCGCTGCTCACCGTCGTGCAGCGGCTCGCGCGCGACGTCGAGCGCGCGTACGGCGCCGCCGCCGTGCTCACCAACCTGGGCCGCTACCAGGACTCCCGGCACCTGCATGTCCACGTCCACTCCGGCGCGCAGCGGCGTGCCTGA
- a CDS encoding HNH endonuclease signature motif containing protein, whose translation MIELLAKAEAGGVDDLTASGLLALAREQKATEERAAAGLLVTAAQWADLHPPESIHHAATFAVPGCEHEEPIAGAGTPLVAEFCVAELGGVLGISTTAAKRLIGHALELRHRLPRLWAQVHAGRVPAWRARAVAEATIHATPSLTVEAAAFVDAQVAAVAGRIGPAQLDRLVAETIKRYDLAVPDPASDPEDGYLYVDPRHATLHDQEVHFAGTMRFEAELDMADALDLDRALAHGAATLAALGSVEPLDARRSAALGDLARTQTALDLHHQGTATTRTADGLPVAREVVLHAHFDATFSGDATVFGPTGRLEERQRLVLLDHIRDWCADSRTKVTIKPVIDLNAHLTAPGYAIPDRIREQVVLRDRTCVFPWCTRPARRADIDHVIPYDHDAAADGRPQPGPTQSDNLAALCRSHHRLKTHTAWRYATVGPGAFEWTSPHGHRYRRDPTGTTRIDESDPPDPPGIPSPRRR comes from the coding sequence ATGATCGAACTGCTGGCGAAGGCGGAGGCAGGTGGGGTCGACGACCTCACCGCCTCTGGCCTGCTCGCGCTCGCACGGGAGCAGAAGGCGACGGAGGAGCGGGCAGCCGCGGGGCTGCTCGTCACGGCGGCTCAGTGGGCGGACCTCCACCCGCCGGAGTCGATCCACCACGCGGCGACTTTCGCCGTGCCCGGCTGTGAGCACGAGGAGCCCATCGCGGGCGCCGGGACGCCGCTGGTGGCGGAGTTCTGCGTCGCCGAGCTCGGCGGCGTCCTCGGCATCTCGACGACTGCCGCGAAGAGACTCATCGGCCACGCCCTCGAGCTGCGCCACCGCCTCCCCCGGCTGTGGGCCCAGGTCCACGCCGGGCGGGTGCCGGCGTGGCGGGCCCGGGCGGTCGCCGAGGCCACGATCCACGCGACGCCGTCGCTGACGGTCGAGGCAGCTGCGTTCGTGGACGCCCAGGTCGCCGCCGTCGCCGGACGCATCGGGCCGGCGCAACTCGACCGCCTCGTCGCCGAGACCATCAAGCGCTACGACCTCGCCGTCCCCGACCCGGCCTCCGATCCGGAGGACGGCTACCTCTACGTCGACCCCCGCCACGCCACCCTCCACGACCAGGAGGTCCACTTCGCGGGCACGATGCGGTTCGAGGCCGAGCTCGACATGGCCGACGCCCTCGACCTCGACCGGGCACTGGCCCACGGCGCCGCCACGCTTGCTGCGCTCGGCTCGGTCGAGCCGCTCGACGCCAGACGGTCCGCGGCACTCGGTGACCTCGCGCGCACCCAGACGGCACTCGACCTGCACCACCAGGGCACCGCGACCACGCGCACCGCTGACGGACTGCCGGTCGCTCGGGAGGTGGTGCTGCACGCCCACTTCGACGCGACGTTCTCCGGTGACGCCACCGTCTTCGGTCCCACCGGGCGGCTCGAGGAGCGCCAGCGGCTCGTGCTGCTCGACCACATCCGCGACTGGTGCGCCGACTCGCGCACCAAGGTCACCATCAAGCCGGTCATCGACCTCAATGCCCACCTCACCGCGCCCGGCTACGCGATCCCCGACCGGATCCGGGAGCAAGTCGTTCTGAGGGACCGCACCTGCGTGTTCCCGTGGTGCACCCGCCCCGCCCGACGGGCAGATATCGACCACGTCATCCCCTACGACCACGACGCGGCGGCAGACGGCCGGCCCCAGCCCGGACCTACGCAGAGCGACAACCTCGCCGCCCTGTGCCGGTCGCACCATCGGCTCAAGACCCACACCGCCTGGCGCTACGCGACGGTCGGGCCGGGCGCATTCGAGTGGACCAGCCCCCACGGCCACCGCTACCGCCGCGACCCCACCGGCACCACCCGGATCGACGAGTCGGACCCACCCGACCCACCCGGCATCCCAAGCCCCCGCCGACGATGA
- a CDS encoding GNAT family N-acetyltransferase produces the protein MAHRLHILREMREQDIPAVVAVQEPAAVAGLSEVFPQERHPFPREVIAARWRDEVADPGIECFVVEAGGRVAGFAAVRDEEVLHFGTALDTWGSGLATLAHDELVEHLEARGVERPHLHVYAGNARGRRFWEKHGWQPTGEPIRGPLPPHAELLTYTRRPPSEAR, from the coding sequence ATGGCCCACCGCTTGCACATCCTCCGCGAGATGCGCGAGCAGGACATCCCCGCGGTGGTCGCCGTCCAGGAGCCGGCGGCGGTCGCGGGGTTGTCGGAGGTGTTCCCGCAGGAGCGCCACCCGTTTCCCCGCGAGGTGATCGCGGCCCGCTGGCGGGACGAGGTGGCGGACCCCGGCATCGAGTGCTTCGTCGTCGAGGCCGGCGGGCGGGTGGCGGGGTTCGCCGCGGTCAGGGACGAGGAGGTGCTGCACTTCGGCACCGCCCTGGACACGTGGGGGAGCGGGCTGGCGACGCTCGCGCACGACGAGCTGGTCGAGCACCTCGAAGCACGTGGCGTCGAACGCCCCCACCTGCACGTCTACGCCGGCAATGCGCGCGGGCGACGCTTCTGGGAGAAGCACGGGTGGCAGCCGACGGGCGAGCCCATCCGCGGCCCCCTCCCGCCCCACGCCGAGCTCCTCACCTACACCCGGCGACCGCCGTCGGAGGCACGATGA
- a CDS encoding DUF4240 domain-containing protein, with translation MSAVDRLRAVAVACLVALCIGATAGCSGEPVQPVTAEAWVPGDGPPPYCSPSTAADADFWTIVHASCVIAQDGDVAQAEALRHLLDSYGTGRIERFHRSLVRLNHELAVASDVADDLCAPGLGLGDDLGTDYRSWVIAHGQSAYDAVLADPDVLRDFPDAELGCGLGEPFGAAALDLYLDRTGQGLDEAGLPLLAG, from the coding sequence ATGTCTGCGGTCGACCGTCTGCGCGCGGTGGCGGTGGCGTGCCTGGTCGCGCTGTGCATCGGCGCGACGGCGGGCTGCTCGGGCGAACCCGTCCAGCCGGTCACCGCGGAGGCCTGGGTGCCGGGGGACGGTCCGCCGCCCTACTGCTCGCCGTCGACCGCAGCGGACGCCGACTTCTGGACCATCGTGCACGCCTCCTGCGTCATCGCGCAGGACGGTGACGTCGCCCAGGCCGAGGCTCTCCGCCACCTGCTCGACTCCTACGGCACGGGCCGGATCGAGCGCTTCCACCGGTCGTTGGTCCGGCTCAACCACGAGCTCGCGGTCGCCTCGGACGTGGCCGACGACCTGTGCGCACCGGGACTCGGCCTCGGCGACGACCTGGGCACCGACTACCGGAGCTGGGTGATCGCGCACGGGCAGTCGGCGTACGACGCGGTGCTGGCGGACCCCGACGTGCTCCGCGACTTCCCCGACGCCGAGCTCGGCTGCGGGCTCGGCGAGCCCTTCGGCGCGGCGGCCCTCGACCTCTACCTCGACCGGACCGGCCAGGGTCTCGACGAGGCCGGACTGCCGCTGCTGGCGGGCTGA